A single Armatimonadota bacterium DNA region contains:
- a CDS encoding MinD/ParA family protein produces MKTIAVTSGKGGVGKSSLSANVGVALAKMGYRPVIFDADLALANLEVVLGTRAEFSLQHVVAEEKGLKDVVATGPGGVGFVAGGSGVPTLMRSGPKRLAMFFEQVAGLSEAHDVVLYDTAAGLENRVLAFLKAADEVLLVVTPEPTSVTDAYATVKTLFRHKPDAVVRVVVNMAADAAEAKQVYDILSQITTDFLKKPLAFAGFVRRDAAVSDAARQRRPYVVGAPKSDAAKDTVKLAASLVESLELALAS; encoded by the coding sequence ATGAAGACCATTGCTGTGACCAGTGGAAAGGGCGGCGTGGGCAAGTCCAGCCTCTCTGCCAACGTCGGGGTCGCCCTTGCGAAAATGGGCTACCGCCCTGTCATTTTTGACGCCGACCTTGCGCTGGCGAACCTGGAGGTCGTCCTCGGGACGCGAGCCGAATTCTCGCTCCAGCACGTCGTCGCTGAAGAGAAAGGGTTAAAGGACGTCGTCGCGACGGGCCCAGGCGGCGTCGGATTCGTCGCCGGGGGGTCCGGCGTCCCGACTTTGATGCGGTCCGGCCCAAAGCGGCTGGCGATGTTCTTCGAGCAGGTGGCCGGTCTTTCAGAGGCCCATGACGTCGTCCTCTACGATACGGCGGCGGGTCTGGAAAACCGGGTGCTGGCGTTTCTGAAAGCCGCAGACGAAGTCCTCCTCGTCGTCACTCCCGAACCCACGAGCGTTACGGACGCTTACGCGACGGTCAAGACCTTGTTCCGGCACAAGCCGGACGCTGTCGTGAGGGTCGTCGTCAACATGGCCGCCGATGCCGCTGAAGCGAAGCAGGTCTACGACATCCTGAGTCAGATCACGACGGACTTTTTGAAGAAACCGTTGGCGTTCGCCGGATTCGTCCGAAGGGACGCCGCCGTCTCGGACGCGGCACGTCAGCGACGACCCTACGTGGTTGGAGCACCAAAGTCGGACGCGGCGAAAGACACGGTCAAACTAGCCGCGAGCCTGGTCGAGTCTCTAGAACTGGCCCTGGCTTCCTAA
- the rplR gene encoding 50S ribosomal protein L18: protein MAKSRSEMRVVRHVRIRKKIKGTSERPRLAVFRSNKHISAQIIDDVEGKTLAAASSLEKSLKASDNATGAKLVGEAIGKRAKEAGIKAVVFDRGGFRYTGAIASLADGVREAGVDL, encoded by the coding sequence ATGGCTAAGTCAAGAAGCGAAATGCGGGTCGTCCGTCACGTGCGGATCCGCAAGAAGATCAAAGGAACGTCGGAGCGCCCGCGGCTCGCGGTCTTCCGGAGCAACAAGCACATCTCGGCGCAGATCATCGACGACGTCGAGGGCAAGACCTTGGCCGCGGCGAGCAGCCTCGAGAAGTCGCTGAAAGCTTCGGACAACGCGACCGGCGCCAAGCTCGTCGGTGAAGCCATCGGCAAGCGCGCCAAGGAAGCCGGGATCAAGGCGGTCGTTTTCGACCGAGGCGGGTTCCGGTACACCGGGGCCATCGCCAGCCTGGCCGACGGCGTCCGCGAAGCGGGGGTGGACCTCTAA
- a CDS encoding GDP-L-fucose synthase — protein MPALRNGTKVFLAGHKGLVGSAVSRKLLEDGRADVVVRDRSALDLTDQAATYRFLESERPDIVVLAAALVGGIKANSERPAEFIGVNLAIQNNVVWGAHLAGVPRLLFLGSSCVYPRDTPQPIPESALLTGPPEPTNAPYAVAKIAGITLCRSLARQYGREYFTVMPPNVYGPGDNFDRESSHVLAAMVRRFHEALPDKPVVCWGSGTPRREFLTSDDAADACLCFLGLDDVPPVVNIGTGKSVTIRELAETVQRVVGHSGDIGWDTEKPDGFPEKTNDVSLARSLGWDASTSLEDGIRRAYEWYLGSLSGAVRA, from the coding sequence ATGCCAGCATTGAGGAACGGCACGAAGGTCTTCCTGGCCGGACACAAGGGCCTCGTCGGATCGGCGGTCTCTCGCAAGCTGCTTGAAGACGGTCGCGCGGACGTGGTCGTCCGTGACCGGTCCGCGCTCGACCTGACGGACCAGGCCGCGACCTACCGCTTTCTCGAATCGGAGCGACCGGACATCGTCGTCTTGGCCGCCGCCCTCGTGGGGGGGATCAAGGCGAACAGCGAGCGGCCGGCGGAGTTCATCGGCGTCAATCTCGCGATCCAGAACAACGTCGTATGGGGCGCCCACCTTGCCGGCGTGCCCAGGTTGCTGTTCCTCGGCTCGTCCTGCGTCTATCCCCGCGACACGCCCCAGCCGATCCCTGAATCGGCCCTCCTCACCGGACCGCCAGAACCGACGAACGCGCCCTATGCCGTCGCCAAGATCGCCGGGATCACGCTGTGCCGATCACTCGCCCGGCAGTACGGCCGCGAATACTTCACGGTCATGCCGCCGAACGTCTACGGCCCCGGCGACAATTTCGACAGGGAGTCGTCCCACGTCCTCGCGGCGATGGTCCGTCGGTTCCACGAGGCCCTGCCGGACAAGCCCGTCGTCTGCTGGGGGTCCGGTACCCCTCGCAGGGAGTTCTTGACGTCCGACGACGCCGCGGACGCGTGCCTCTGTTTCCTCGGCCTTGACGACGTGCCGCCGGTGGTGAACATCGGCACGGGAAAGTCCGTAACGATCCGCGAACTGGCTGAGACGGTCCAGCGTGTCGTCGGTCACTCCGGCGACATCGGATGGGACACGGAGAAACCGGACGGGTTTCCTGAAAAGACGAACGACGTGAGCCTCGCCCGTTCGCTGGGATGGGACGCTTCGACGAGCCTGGAGGACGGGATCCGAAGGGCTTACGAGTGGTATCTCGGCAGTCTCTCGGGAGCCGTCCGGGCCTGA
- the gmd gene encoding GDP-mannose 4,6-dehydratase, with protein sequence MKRALITGVTGQDGAYLAGFLLDKGYEVHGIKRRSSRFNTQRIDHLFEDAQAEGRPFVLHYGDLTDSSSLIRVIQQTQPDEIYNLGAQSHVKVSFDSPEYTAETDAIGTLRLLEAVRILGMEPHVRFYQASTSELYGLVRETPQRETTPFYPRSPYAVAKLYAYWTTVNYREAYGLFASNGILFNHESPLRGETFVTRKITRAVARISLGLQDKLLLGNLDALRDWGHARDYVEAMWLMLQHEKPDDFVVATGGQHSVREFVENSFRCVGVFLDWEGAGSGERGRDARDGRVLVEVDPKYYRPTEVDSLLGDATKARQELGWTPKTTFEELVGEMVDSDVQEAAWEALARKEGFVTHASIEERHEGLPGRTQGPRRIGGLSQAA encoded by the coding sequence ATGAAGCGGGCGTTGATCACAGGTGTCACAGGCCAGGACGGGGCCTACCTCGCCGGGTTCCTGCTCGATAAGGGCTACGAGGTCCATGGGATCAAACGCCGGTCGAGCCGGTTCAACACCCAACGGATCGACCATCTGTTCGAGGACGCCCAGGCGGAAGGACGCCCTTTCGTCCTCCATTACGGCGACCTCACCGATTCGAGTTCGCTCATCCGCGTCATTCAGCAGACTCAGCCCGACGAGATCTATAACCTCGGGGCCCAGAGCCACGTCAAAGTGAGTTTCGACTCGCCCGAGTACACGGCCGAGACCGATGCGATCGGAACCCTGAGGCTTCTGGAGGCGGTGCGGATCCTGGGCATGGAGCCGCACGTCCGCTTCTACCAGGCATCGACCAGCGAACTGTACGGCCTCGTACGTGAGACCCCACAAAGGGAGACCACGCCGTTCTATCCCCGCTCGCCCTATGCCGTCGCCAAGCTCTACGCGTATTGGACGACGGTCAACTACCGGGAAGCCTACGGGCTCTTCGCTTCGAACGGCATCTTGTTCAACCACGAGTCGCCGCTCCGGGGCGAGACGTTCGTGACCCGCAAGATCACGAGAGCCGTCGCCCGGATCTCTCTGGGACTACAAGACAAGCTTCTCCTTGGGAACCTCGACGCTTTGCGCGATTGGGGGCACGCCCGCGACTACGTCGAGGCGATGTGGCTGATGCTGCAGCACGAGAAGCCCGACGATTTCGTCGTCGCGACAGGCGGGCAGCACTCTGTCCGTGAGTTCGTCGAAAACTCGTTCCGGTGCGTCGGCGTCTTCCTGGACTGGGAAGGTGCGGGATCGGGCGAGAGAGGCCGCGACGCCCGGGACGGCCGAGTGTTGGTCGAAGTCGATCCGAAGTACTATCGTCCGACCGAAGTCGACTCCCTCTTAGGCGACGCGACGAAAGCGCGCCAGGAGTTGGGTTGGACGCCGAAGACCACGTTCGAAGAGCTTGTCGGCGAAATGGTCGATAGCGACGTTCAAGAAGCGGCTTGGGAAGCGCTCGCGCGCAAGGAAGGGTTTGTCACGCATGCCAGCATTGAGGAACGGCACGAAGGTCTTCCTGGCCGGACACAAGGGCCTCGTCGGATCGGCGGTCTCTCGCAAGCTGCTTGA
- a CDS encoding type Z 30S ribosomal protein S14: MAKTCLIVKQQQKPKFKVRAYNRCSQCGRDSGYIRYFGICRVCFREMAHKGLLPGVVKSSW; the protein is encoded by the coding sequence ATGGCCAAGACATGCCTTATCGTCAAACAGCAACAGAAGCCCAAGTTCAAAGTCCGGGCTTACAACCGATGCAGCCAGTGCGGACGGGACAGCGGTTACATCCGCTATTTCGGGATCTGCCGCGTCTGCTTCCGTGAGATGGCCCACAAGGGCCTCCTTCCGGGCGTCGTCAAGTCGAGTTGGTGA
- the rplF gene encoding 50S ribosomal protein L6, translating into MSRIGLKPIPVPGNVTVSSEAGTVNVKGPKGELTAKIATSLSLKQEDGTLTIERPDNDRFNRSQHGLARTLISNMVEGVTNGHSKMLEIHGVGYRAQLEGKTLVLSVGYSHQIKIAPPVGIDFEIGAEDKSRITRITVRGIDKALVGQLAADVRKTRKPDPYKGKGVRYAGEVVKLRPGKRAGK; encoded by the coding sequence ATGAGCCGCATTGGACTGAAACCGATCCCCGTCCCCGGCAACGTGACCGTGTCCTCGGAAGCGGGCACCGTCAACGTCAAGGGGCCGAAAGGCGAGCTGACCGCGAAGATCGCGACGTCGCTCAGCCTGAAGCAGGAAGACGGCACGCTCACGATCGAGAGGCCGGACAACGACCGCTTCAACCGCAGTCAGCACGGTCTGGCGCGCACGCTGATCAGCAATATGGTCGAGGGCGTCACGAACGGCCACTCGAAGATGCTGGAGATCCACGGCGTCGGCTACCGCGCACAGCTCGAAGGGAAGACCCTGGTCTTGAGCGTGGGCTATTCGCACCAGATCAAGATCGCTCCGCCCGTCGGCATCGATTTCGAGATCGGCGCCGAAGACAAGAGCCGTATCACGCGCATCACCGTGAGAGGCATCGACAAGGCGTTGGTCGGCCAACTCGCCGCCGACGTCCGCAAGACCCGCAAGCCCGATCCGTACAAGGGCAAGGGCGTCCGCTACGCGGGCGAGGTCGTCAAGCTCCGACCGGGCAAGAGGGCAGGTAAGTAA
- a CDS encoding macro domain-containing protein has product MRGGGGIDGQVHRLAGRAMVQELMRVAPHGCKTGQAVLTPGFGLRQKWVVHTPGPVWLDGESGEAALLESCYRTSFGLAERAGARSIGFCGISTGIYGYPLEEAIGIGIRTVDRCLDGSKVEAAVFAMYREDEFEAATDVFRRA; this is encoded by the coding sequence ATGCGGGGCGGAGGCGGGATCGACGGGCAAGTCCACCGACTTGCCGGCCGGGCGATGGTCCAGGAACTGATGCGGGTTGCGCCTCACGGGTGCAAGACCGGACAGGCCGTCCTGACGCCGGGCTTCGGTTTGAGACAGAAGTGGGTCGTCCACACCCCCGGACCGGTCTGGCTCGACGGCGAAAGCGGCGAGGCTGCGCTCCTGGAGTCGTGCTATCGAACGAGTTTCGGCCTTGCCGAACGAGCCGGCGCCCGCAGCATCGGGTTCTGCGGGATCTCGACGGGCATCTACGGATATCCGCTCGAGGAGGCGATCGGAATCGGGATCAGGACGGTGGACCGCTGCCTCGACGGCAGCAAGGTGGAGGCCGCGGTCTTCGCGATGTACCGTGAGGACGAGTTCGAGGCGGCGACGGACGTGTTCCGGCGGGCCTAG
- the rpsH gene encoding 30S ribosomal protein S8 yields the protein MHSDPIADLLARIKNGLMANLLSIDCPVSKIKIEVLKILQAEGFITGYEVITEGKFPSVRVHLRYDSRRKPVIHNIRRVSKPGLRVYKGTTELRPVRSGLTTRIMTTSQGVMTDREARRKRIGGEVVCEVW from the coding sequence ATGCATAGCGACCCTATCGCCGACCTGCTCGCACGCATCAAGAACGGCCTCATGGCCAACCTCTTGAGCATCGACTGCCCGGTCAGCAAGATCAAGATCGAAGTCCTGAAGATCCTCCAGGCCGAAGGTTTCATCACCGGCTACGAGGTCATCACCGAGGGCAAGTTCCCGAGCGTCCGCGTCCACTTGCGGTACGACTCGCGGCGCAAGCCCGTGATCCACAACATCCGCCGCGTCAGCAAGCCCGGTCTCCGGGTCTACAAGGGCACGACCGAGCTCCGGCCCGTCCGGAGCGGTCTGACGACGCGGATCATGACGACCAGCCAAGGCGTCATGACCGACCGAGAGGCCCGCCGCAAGCGCATCGGTGGCGAGGTCGTCTGCGAGGTCTGGTAA
- the rpsE gene encoding 30S ribosomal protein S5 has protein sequence MARGPRLVGRRQPSGQGRGGQIPEGPQLDVRVIRSNKVFKTHKGGKTASWSILVVVGDNKGSVGVGLGKARGIPDAIKKAEDAARKNMFRVAMIGPTIPHAVTARYGAATVVLRPASPGTGVKAGSAVRQCLEAAGVHDVLAKCLGSRNGTNVAYATLKAFKELQAPEDIAGRRGTPVKDLVPWLSKARKEEEFHA, from the coding sequence ATGGCCCGTGGCCCCAGGCTCGTCGGACGACGCCAGCCGAGCGGTCAAGGCCGCGGCGGGCAGATCCCGGAAGGGCCGCAGCTCGACGTGCGCGTCATCCGCTCGAACAAGGTCTTCAAGACCCACAAAGGCGGCAAGACGGCTTCGTGGTCGATCCTTGTCGTCGTCGGTGACAATAAAGGTTCGGTCGGTGTCGGCCTCGGAAAGGCCCGGGGGATCCCCGACGCCATCAAAAAGGCTGAAGACGCCGCCCGCAAGAACATGTTCCGTGTGGCGATGATCGGCCCGACGATCCCCCACGCGGTGACGGCCCGCTATGGTGCGGCCACGGTCGTCCTGCGGCCGGCTTCGCCGGGTACGGGCGTCAAGGCCGGATCGGCCGTCCGCCAGTGCCTCGAAGCGGCAGGCGTCCACGACGTCCTCGCCAAGTGTCTGGGAAGCCGCAACGGCACCAACGTGGCCTACGCGACGCTGAAAGCGTTCAAGGAGCTCCAGGCTCCCGAAGACATCGCGGGCCGTCGCGGGACGCCCGTGAAGGACCTCGTGCCGTGGCTGTCCAAGGCCCGTAAGGAGGAAGAGTTCCATGCTTAA